In Rhizobium sp. WSM4643, the following are encoded in one genomic region:
- a CDS encoding BON domain-containing protein, translated as MARIGDKTPISREKPELSREEDYRDLEERNLDDGWPYADDSGAGTGGPDNRPYGEAAANFDSDPNKGFRIDGTDEDGNESRLKDSLRADTIDRDESDELEARVNDNLENIPDVDIDSIEVHADGHVVTLEGSVETIGIARKVELAALSVDGVHHVRNKLQLTGVDAHIPNED; from the coding sequence ATGGCAAGGATCGGTGACAAAACCCCGATTTCGCGGGAAAAGCCTGAGCTTTCCCGTGAAGAGGATTATCGCGACCTCGAAGAACGCAACCTCGATGACGGCTGGCCCTATGCCGATGACAGCGGCGCCGGCACCGGCGGCCCGGATAATCGCCCTTACGGCGAGGCTGCGGCCAATTTCGACAGCGATCCCAACAAGGGCTTCCGGATAGACGGCACGGATGAGGACGGCAACGAGAGCCGCCTGAAGGATTCGCTGCGCGCCGATACGATCGACCGCGATGAAAGTGACGAGCTGGAAGCGCGGGTGAACGACAATCTCGAAAACATCCCTGATGTCGATATCGACAGCATCGAGGTTCATGCAGACGGTCACGTCGTCACCCTGGAAGGGTCGGTGGAAACGATCGGCATCGCCCGCAAGGTCGAACTCGCCGCGCTTTCGGTCGACGGTGTCCATCATGTGCGCAACAAACTGCAGCTGACCGGTGTCGACGCGCATATCCCGAACGAGGACTAA
- a CDS encoding DUF599 domain-containing protein — protein MTTADYIALTFFAFVWMGYSWLLHGRTFFGRTSLTHAMTERRREWIYNSLRRDLKMIDTQIMAGLQNGTAFFASTSIFAIGSCFALLGATEKVDAVFADLPFVFHGGHAVFEMKVGGLAALFGYAFFKFGWSYRLFNYCTILFGSIPMMRDSERDVIAAERAAERVIRMNVIAGSNFNEGLRAIFLSIGYLGWFINPYVFMMTTAIVIFVLTRRQFFSQARLAIMDAGPPSNLHLSAIGRDSPSSGGNDLPEGL, from the coding sequence ATGACGACGGCGGATTATATCGCTCTGACTTTCTTTGCCTTTGTCTGGATGGGCTATTCCTGGCTGCTGCACGGCCGCACCTTCTTCGGACGCACCAGCCTGACCCATGCGATGACCGAACGGCGCCGGGAGTGGATCTACAATTCGCTGCGCCGCGACCTGAAGATGATCGACACGCAAATCATGGCCGGCCTGCAGAACGGCACCGCCTTCTTTGCCTCGACGTCGATCTTCGCGATCGGCAGCTGCTTTGCTTTGCTCGGAGCGACGGAGAAGGTCGATGCCGTCTTCGCCGACCTGCCGTTCGTCTTCCATGGCGGCCATGCCGTCTTCGAGATGAAGGTCGGTGGGCTGGCAGCGCTTTTCGGCTACGCCTTCTTCAAGTTCGGCTGGTCCTATCGACTGTTCAACTACTGCACCATTCTCTTCGGCTCGATCCCGATGATGCGCGACAGCGAGCGCGACGTCATCGCCGCCGAGCGGGCGGCCGAGCGCGTTATCCGCATGAACGTCATTGCCGGCAGCAATTTCAACGAGGGCCTCAGGGCGATCTTCCTGTCGATCGGCTATCTCGGCTGGTTCATCAACCCCTATGTCTTCATGATGACGACGGCGATCGTCATCTTCGTGCTGACACGCCGGCAATTTTTCTCGCAGGCGCGACTGGCGATCATGGATGCCGGTCCGCCATCAAATCTCCACCTTTCTGCTATTGGCCGCGATAGTCCGTCGAGCGGCGGAAATGATTTGCCCGAGGGACTTTGA
- a CDS encoding acetyl-CoA carboxylase biotin carboxylase subunit translates to MFKKILIANRGEIACRVIKTARRMGILTVAVYSDADRDALHVEMADEAVHIGPAAASESYLAAEKIIAACKATGAEAVHPGYGFLSERASFCAELEKQGVVFIGPKPKAIMAMGDKIESKKFANAAGVSTVPGHLGIIEDAAHAEVIAGGIGYPVMIKASAGGGGKGMRIAWNQAEVRDGFERARSEAKSSFGDDRVFIEKFVVEPRHIEIQVLADAHGNVVYLGERECSIQRRNQKVAEEAPSPFLDETTRKAMGEQSVALAKAVDYQSAGTVEFIIDRDRNFYFLEMNTRLQVEHPVTELITGIDLVEQMIRVAAGEPLPLAQEDIRLDGWAIESRLYAEDPYRNFLPSIGRLTRYRPPAEGRTGNVVLRNDTGVFEGAEISMYYDPMIAKLCTWAPTRLEAIDAMGRALDGFVVDGIEHNVPFLSALMKHPRWREGRLSTGFIAEEYPDGFAPMKPDPAEEAVLASIALSASLIETNRRERFADRLRAASGALREDWMVKIGDKYVAARLLDGLVTIPFDMDIAIEGENNSVVTDWRPGDPVWSGKVGGRDIAAQIRPVLNGLRIDWQGLSVIAKAFSPRHAELDRLMPVKLPPDTSKLLLCPMPGLVVAIAVAEGQEVKAGETLAIVEAMKMENVLRADRDLVVSKINAAAGESLAVDAVIMEFA, encoded by the coding sequence ATGTTCAAGAAAATCCTGATCGCGAATCGCGGCGAAATCGCCTGCCGCGTGATCAAGACTGCACGCCGCATGGGCATTCTGACCGTCGCGGTCTATTCGGATGCGGATCGGGACGCGCTGCATGTCGAGATGGCCGACGAGGCTGTTCATATCGGCCCGGCCGCAGCGTCGGAGAGTTATCTGGCTGCCGAAAAGATCATCGCGGCCTGCAAGGCGACGGGCGCCGAGGCGGTGCATCCCGGTTACGGCTTCCTGTCCGAACGCGCCTCCTTCTGCGCCGAACTGGAAAAACAGGGCGTCGTCTTCATCGGCCCGAAGCCGAAGGCCATCATGGCGATGGGCGACAAGATCGAATCGAAGAAATTCGCCAATGCCGCCGGTGTATCCACAGTGCCTGGCCATCTTGGCATCATCGAGGATGCGGCCCATGCGGAGGTGATCGCTGGCGGGATCGGTTATCCCGTCATGATCAAGGCGTCGGCTGGTGGCGGCGGCAAGGGCATGCGCATTGCATGGAACCAGGCAGAAGTGCGCGACGGCTTCGAGCGTGCCCGCTCCGAGGCGAAAAGCTCCTTCGGCGACGACCGCGTCTTCATCGAGAAGTTCGTCGTCGAACCCCGCCATATCGAGATCCAGGTGCTGGCCGACGCGCATGGCAACGTCGTCTACCTCGGCGAACGTGAATGCTCGATCCAGCGGCGAAACCAGAAGGTGGCGGAAGAGGCGCCCTCGCCCTTCCTCGATGAAACCACCCGCAAGGCGATGGGCGAGCAATCGGTGGCGCTGGCCAAGGCCGTCGACTACCAGAGCGCCGGCACGGTCGAATTCATCATCGACCGCGACCGCAATTTCTATTTCCTCGAAATGAACACCCGCCTGCAGGTCGAACATCCCGTAACCGAACTCATCACCGGCATCGATCTTGTCGAGCAGATGATCCGGGTCGCAGCGGGAGAGCCCCTTCCCCTCGCCCAGGAGGACATCAGGCTCGATGGCTGGGCGATCGAGAGCCGGCTCTACGCAGAAGATCCTTACCGCAACTTCCTGCCCTCGATCGGCCGCCTGACGCGCTACCGCCCGCCGGCGGAAGGCAGGACCGGCAATGTCGTCCTCCGCAACGATACCGGCGTCTTCGAGGGTGCCGAGATTTCGATGTATTACGATCCGATGATCGCCAAGCTCTGCACCTGGGCGCCGACACGGCTTGAGGCGATCGACGCCATGGGCCGGGCGCTCGACGGCTTCGTCGTCGATGGCATCGAGCACAATGTTCCTTTCCTGTCGGCTCTGATGAAACATCCGCGCTGGCGCGAAGGCCGGCTGTCCACCGGCTTCATCGCCGAGGAATATCCCGATGGTTTTGCGCCAATGAAACCGGACCCGGCGGAAGAAGCCGTGCTTGCGAGCATTGCCCTCTCCGCTTCGCTGATTGAGACGAACCGCCGCGAACGTTTCGCCGATCGCCTGCGCGCCGCATCGGGCGCGTTGCGCGAAGATTGGATGGTCAAGATCGGCGACAAGTACGTCGCGGCACGATTGCTCGACGGTCTCGTCACCATCCCCTTCGATATGGACATCGCGATCGAGGGCGAGAACAACAGCGTTGTCACCGATTGGAGACCGGGCGACCCGGTCTGGAGCGGCAAGGTCGGAGGTCGCGACATTGCCGCGCAGATTCGCCCCGTTCTAAACGGGTTGCGTATCGACTGGCAGGGGCTTTCGGTGATTGCCAAGGCCTTTTCGCCGCGTCATGCCGAACTCGACAGGCTGATGCCGGTAAAGCTGCCGCCCGATACCTCCAAGCTCCTGCTCTGCCCGATGCCCGGCCTCGTCGTCGCCATCGCAGTTGCCGAGGGCCAGGAGGTCAAGGCCGGTGAGACGCTTGCGATCGTCGAAGCGATGAAGATGGAGAACGTGCTGCGCGCCGACCGCGATCTCGTCGTCTCGAAGATCAATGCCGCAGCCGGCGAAAGCCTGGCCGTCGATGCCGTGATCATGGAATTCGCCTGA
- the lipB gene encoding lipoyl(octanoyl) transferase LipB — translation MAMLRTDLEFSMLPQLGTRPVRWRIADGLIPYEEAVETMEREVAVISDGGDELVWLVEHPPLYTAGTSANARDLVQPNRFPVFATGRGGEYTYHGPGQRVAYVMLDLKRRRQDVRAFVAALEDVVIRTLDMMNVRGERREDRVGVWVRRPEKPLLADGTMAEDKIAALGIRLRKWVTFHGLSLNVDPDLDHFGGIVPCGISAYGVTSLVDLGLPVMMADVDIRLRTAFEAVFGETAGET, via the coding sequence ATGGCCATGCTTCGCACCGATCTCGAATTCTCCATGCTTCCCCAACTCGGCACGCGGCCGGTCCGTTGGCGCATCGCCGATGGCCTCATTCCCTATGAGGAGGCGGTGGAGACGATGGAGCGCGAGGTGGCGGTGATATCAGATGGCGGTGATGAGCTCGTCTGGCTCGTCGAACATCCGCCGCTCTATACTGCCGGCACCAGCGCCAATGCGAGGGATCTCGTCCAGCCGAATCGGTTTCCGGTCTTTGCGACCGGGCGTGGCGGTGAATACACCTATCATGGCCCGGGCCAGCGCGTCGCTTATGTCATGCTCGATCTGAAGAGGCGGCGTCAGGACGTGCGCGCTTTCGTTGCCGCCCTTGAAGATGTCGTCATCCGCACGCTCGACATGATGAATGTGCGCGGTGAGCGACGTGAAGATCGCGTCGGCGTCTGGGTGCGCCGGCCGGAAAAGCCATTGCTGGCCGATGGGACGATGGCCGAGGACAAGATCGCCGCTCTCGGCATAAGGCTGCGGAAATGGGTGACCTTCCACGGACTGTCGCTCAACGTCGATCCCGATCTCGATCATTTCGGCGGCATCGTGCCCTGCGGGATATCGGCCTATGGCGTGACCAGCCTCGTCGATCTTGGCTTGCCGGTGATGATGGCTGATGTCGATATCCGGCTGCGCACCGCCTTCGAAGCGGTTTTCGGCGAAACGGCCGGCGAAACCTGA
- a CDS encoding acyltransferase family protein → MSRPDYIPSLDGLRGVAALLVVRAHIGLIFPITAPHLVTMGDEAVGLFFALSGFLMAHLYGSRPVTRENVLDFLVSRFARIYPVYLAAVILVAMLSSMQNLDFIQPIVSGTDFVRHIFLLGSSGVFWSIPPEIQFYLLFPVLWLCLAQPHRYSGMIVGLTVAVVVDGLVELPGPGILLVSKLPYFLFGALAGMMHSYWNSWIPSALTGILTLVALAVFFTYRHILPGFSPVFWSLQSAVAAAVIVGLVARQPPIAARVLAAGPVRFFGKISFSLYLFHVPIMFLARLTFDALMPEPALIMVTLFVAAVGAWFIHETIEVPGRRWLIQLWQDNRSRLVWRETPVGQMNRAILDLQEIEKRLLNGATSTMVDQRQISTTSTPPDGADGTVIQDDRNEKLRA, encoded by the coding sequence ATGAGTCGGCCGGATTACATCCCGAGTCTCGATGGCCTGCGCGGTGTCGCTGCGCTTCTGGTCGTTCGAGCCCATATTGGCCTTATCTTTCCGATCACAGCTCCGCATCTCGTGACGATGGGCGACGAAGCCGTCGGTCTATTTTTTGCTCTCAGCGGCTTCCTGATGGCTCATCTCTACGGCTCACGGCCGGTCACGAGAGAAAACGTGCTGGATTTTCTGGTGAGCCGCTTTGCCCGCATCTATCCGGTTTACCTGGCGGCCGTCATTCTCGTGGCGATGCTGTCGAGCATGCAAAATCTGGATTTTATTCAGCCGATCGTTAGTGGCACGGACTTTGTACGTCATATCTTTCTTCTCGGCTCGAGTGGTGTTTTCTGGTCGATACCACCCGAGATCCAGTTCTATCTGCTCTTTCCTGTCCTGTGGCTTTGCTTGGCCCAGCCGCACCGCTATAGCGGCATGATTGTGGGCCTGACCGTGGCCGTCGTCGTGGATGGCCTGGTCGAATTGCCAGGCCCGGGAATCCTGCTCGTCTCCAAGCTCCCTTACTTTCTGTTCGGCGCACTTGCCGGAATGATGCATTCCTACTGGAACAGCTGGATTCCATCTGCCCTCACAGGCATTTTAACGCTCGTCGCTCTGGCGGTGTTTTTCACTTATCGGCATATCTTACCCGGCTTTTCCCCGGTATTTTGGAGCCTGCAAAGTGCGGTGGCCGCGGCCGTCATTGTCGGGCTCGTCGCTCGACAGCCTCCCATCGCAGCCCGTGTCCTGGCAGCTGGGCCGGTACGGTTTTTCGGAAAGATCAGCTTTTCACTTTATCTTTTCCATGTCCCCATCATGTTCCTGGCGCGTCTGACTTTTGATGCATTGATGCCGGAACCGGCGCTCATCATGGTGACGCTTTTCGTTGCGGCGGTCGGGGCATGGTTCATCCACGAGACGATCGAGGTTCCAGGCCGACGGTGGCTGATCCAGCTATGGCAGGATAATCGCTCGCGTCTGGTTTGGCGCGAAACTCCAGTTGGCCAAATGAACCGCGCTATCCTCGACCTGCAGGAGATCGAAAAACGCCTGCTGAACGGGGCAACGTCAACCATGGTCGATCAACGACAGATCTCGACGACGTCCACCCCACCGGATGGAGCCGACGGCACGGTCATTCAAGATGATCGCAACGAGAAGCTTCGCGCATAG
- a CDS encoding MerR family transcriptional regulator encodes MPVNKYYSITELTREFGVSTRTLRFYEDEGLIHPERRGRTRLFRQADRRLIGEILRGRRIGFTIAEIREIIQVYKEPPGELGQLKLLMKRVDEKRDDLRQKRKDIDDTLAELDAIEETCLGRLAEIGVTT; translated from the coding sequence ATGCCGGTGAACAAATATTATAGCATAACGGAGTTGACGCGCGAATTCGGGGTCTCGACGCGCACGCTCCGCTTCTATGAGGACGAGGGACTGATCCATCCGGAGCGGCGCGGGCGCACGCGTCTGTTCCGGCAAGCCGACCGGCGCCTCATCGGGGAAATCCTGCGCGGCCGGCGCATCGGTTTCACCATCGCCGAAATCCGCGAGATCATCCAGGTCTACAAGGAGCCGCCGGGCGAACTCGGCCAGCTGAAACTCCTCATGAAGCGCGTCGACGAGAAGCGCGACGACCTGCGCCAGAAGCGCAAGGATATCGACGACACGCTGGCGGAACTTGACGCTATCGAAGAGACCTGCCTCGGCCGCCTCGCCGAAATCGGCGTCACCACTTGA
- a CDS encoding peptide deformylase — MPIRPILRYPHPGLKTACAPVTAFDSSLTALADDLLATMRAAPGVGITAAHIGVFNRVMVLELDKADGVRLYVNPHITWFSKETVSHAEGSVSMPGATDEVTRPRAIRFRYQDAEGAVHEDGAEDFLAICIQHEVDQLDGIFWLQRLSRLKRDRLVKKWEKAES, encoded by the coding sequence ATGCCCATCCGTCCGATTCTGCGCTATCCACATCCGGGCCTGAAGACTGCCTGCGCGCCAGTGACGGCCTTCGATTCCTCGCTCACAGCACTTGCCGACGATCTGCTGGCGACGATGCGCGCAGCCCCCGGCGTCGGCATCACCGCCGCCCATATCGGTGTCTTCAACCGTGTCATGGTGCTGGAACTCGACAAGGCCGACGGCGTGCGCCTCTACGTCAATCCTCATATCACCTGGTTTTCGAAGGAGACGGTGAGCCATGCCGAAGGCAGCGTCTCCATGCCCGGCGCGACCGACGAGGTGACGCGCCCGCGAGCGATCCGCTTCCGCTATCAAGATGCCGAGGGCGCCGTGCACGAGGATGGTGCCGAAGATTTCCTTGCCATCTGCATCCAGCACGAAGTCGACCAACTCGATGGCATTTTCTGGCTGCAGCGCCTCTCGCGGCTGAAGCGCGACCGTCTCGTGAAGAAATGGGAGAAGGCCGAGAGTTGA
- a CDS encoding methyltransferase family protein codes for MRKKAAASWSFLDVYFVVDIIEKVLIGYFFVGIVMRVLPQMQDDRAIIDCLLIVSEGAAAFLILTRRPTRNASLRFFDWTVTAIGTIFPLLAAPSATQPLAPLAFCGTVMALGFILQISAKLTLRRSFGLVPANRGVKIGGPYKFIRHPMYAGYLMTHIGFFLAHPSLWNFAIYATALAAQCFRLLAEEGLLKQDPAYEAFMATTRYRLVPLAF; via the coding sequence ATGAGAAAAAAAGCAGCGGCAAGCTGGTCGTTCCTCGATGTGTATTTCGTTGTCGATATTATCGAGAAGGTTCTCATCGGTTATTTCTTCGTTGGGATCGTCATGCGTGTCCTGCCGCAGATGCAGGACGATCGCGCGATCATCGACTGCCTGCTGATCGTTTCGGAGGGAGCTGCCGCATTCCTCATCCTGACCCGCCGGCCGACGAGAAATGCGTCGCTACGCTTCTTCGACTGGACGGTTACCGCCATTGGCACGATCTTCCCGCTGCTTGCCGCGCCCTCCGCGACACAGCCGCTAGCGCCGCTCGCATTCTGCGGGACGGTGATGGCGCTCGGTTTCATCTTGCAGATATCGGCAAAGCTGACATTGCGGCGAAGCTTCGGCCTGGTGCCGGCCAATCGCGGCGTCAAGATCGGCGGGCCTTACAAATTTATCCGCCACCCGATGTATGCGGGATATCTGATGACACACATCGGCTTCTTCCTGGCTCATCCGAGCCTTTGGAATTTCGCCATCTATGCGACGGCCCTGGCCGCACAATGTTTCCGCCTCCTGGCGGAAGAAGGTCTGCTCAAGCAGGATCCTGCTTACGAGGCTTTCATGGCCACGACCCGTTACCGGCTCGTTCCATTGGCATTCTAA
- a CDS encoding heparan-alpha-glucosaminide N-acetyltransferase has product MILPATKADAAVKPPRIGLLDTARGVALIAMASYHFSWDMEFMGYLAPGTAETGWLKIYARAIATTFLFIVGISLVLSSTPGIRWPSYWKRFGMIAAAAALISIATRIAMPNEWIYFGILHCIAVLTLIGVVFLRLPLAFALIATLALFAAWITDNFGPPGLLRSSVFDPRYLAWIGLAVTPERSNDYVPLFPWAVPFFAGLSIASIAIKTGLPQRLAAIGTGSWWPARLGRHSLAFYLIHQPVLIGIAYGLSLVVPPQAPDPLATYLRQCNASCVMQQGEALCRGFCQCTLDKLQAQALFTPLQAGEIDIRNDERVQTIAAECSVEAQ; this is encoded by the coding sequence ATGATATTGCCGGCAACGAAAGCCGATGCGGCGGTAAAACCGCCGCGCATCGGTCTATTGGATACGGCGCGCGGCGTCGCGCTGATCGCCATGGCGAGCTACCATTTCAGCTGGGACATGGAGTTCATGGGCTATCTCGCGCCGGGCACGGCCGAAACCGGCTGGCTGAAGATTTATGCCCGGGCGATCGCCACGACCTTTCTCTTCATCGTCGGCATCAGCCTGGTGCTCTCGAGCACGCCCGGGATTCGCTGGCCCTCCTACTGGAAGCGCTTCGGCATGATCGCCGCGGCAGCCGCGCTGATCTCGATCGCCACGCGCATCGCGATGCCGAACGAGTGGATCTATTTCGGCATCCTGCACTGTATCGCGGTGCTCACGCTCATCGGCGTCGTTTTTTTGAGGCTGCCGCTCGCCTTCGCCCTCATCGCCACGCTCGCGCTCTTTGCCGCCTGGATCACCGATAATTTCGGGCCACCCGGCCTGCTTCGCTCATCCGTCTTCGATCCCAGATATCTCGCCTGGATCGGCCTTGCCGTGACGCCGGAACGCTCTAACGACTACGTCCCGCTGTTTCCCTGGGCCGTGCCCTTCTTCGCTGGATTGAGTATTGCCTCGATCGCCATCAAAACCGGGCTGCCGCAGCGGCTTGCCGCCATTGGCACCGGTTCCTGGTGGCCGGCAAGGCTCGGCCGCCACAGCCTTGCTTTCTATCTCATCCATCAGCCGGTGTTGATCGGCATCGCCTACGGGCTTTCCCTCGTCGTCCCGCCGCAGGCGCCGGATCCGCTCGCGACTTACCTAAGGCAATGCAACGCCTCTTGCGTCATGCAGCAAGGCGAAGCGCTTTGCCGTGGCTTCTGCCAGTGCACGCTGGACAAATTGCAGGCTCAAGCCCTGTTCACGCCGCTGCAGGCGGGAGAGATCGATATTCGGAACGACGAGCGGGTCCAGACGATCGCCGCCGAATGCAGCGTCGAGGCACAATAG
- the mgtE gene encoding magnesium transporter has translation MTTTDGEDRIRRRPDEEEADIYDEDGNVRGDFLALVGAAIADRDTLFLRQNVARLHESEIGDLLEAIQPDQRLALVRLLGDDFDMTALTEVDEAIRREIVDQMPNDQIAAAIGELDSDDAVYILEDLDKEDREEILAQLPFTERVRLRRALDYPESSAGRRMQTEFVAVPPFWTVGQTIDYMRDEEDLPYSFSQIFVIDPTFKLLGAVDLDQILRTKRQTKIEQIMRETNHPVPAEMDQEEAAQLFEQYDLLSAAVVDENGRLVGVLTIDDVVDVIHEEADEDIKRLGGVGDEELSDNVLSTVRSRFLWLLINLGTAMLSASVIGLFDGSIEKMIALAVLMPIVASMGGNAGTQTMTVTVRALATRDLDIYNAGRIIRREAGVGILNGIVFATIMGAIAGIWFQSYQLGAVIAAAMVINLMAAALAGILLPLLLDKMGADPAIASSVFVTTVTDCTGFFAFLGIATWWFGI, from the coding sequence ATGACGACGACCGATGGGGAAGACCGCATTCGCAGGCGCCCTGATGAAGAGGAAGCCGATATCTACGACGAGGACGGCAATGTCCGCGGCGATTTCCTGGCGCTTGTCGGCGCCGCAATCGCCGATCGTGACACGCTGTTCCTGCGCCAGAACGTCGCCCGCCTGCACGAATCCGAAATAGGCGACCTGCTGGAGGCGATCCAGCCGGATCAGCGCCTGGCGCTGGTGCGCCTGCTCGGCGACGATTTCGACATGACGGCGCTGACCGAAGTCGACGAGGCGATCCGCCGCGAGATCGTCGACCAGATGCCGAACGACCAGATCGCCGCCGCGATCGGCGAGCTCGATTCGGACGACGCCGTCTACATTCTCGAAGACCTCGACAAGGAGGATCGGGAAGAAATCCTCGCCCAGCTGCCGTTCACCGAGCGGGTGCGACTGCGCCGGGCGCTCGATTATCCCGAAAGTTCGGCCGGGCGCCGCATGCAGACGGAATTCGTCGCCGTGCCGCCGTTCTGGACTGTGGGACAGACGATCGACTACATGCGCGACGAGGAGGATCTGCCCTATTCCTTCTCGCAGATCTTCGTCATCGACCCGACCTTCAAGCTGCTCGGCGCCGTTGATCTCGATCAGATCCTGCGCACCAAGCGGCAGACGAAAATCGAGCAGATCATGCGCGAGACGAACCATCCGGTTCCGGCCGAGATGGATCAGGAGGAGGCTGCCCAGCTCTTCGAGCAGTACGACCTTCTCTCGGCCGCCGTCGTTGATGAGAACGGCCGGCTGGTCGGCGTGTTGACCATCGACGACGTCGTCGACGTCATCCACGAGGAGGCGGACGAGGACATCAAGCGCCTCGGCGGCGTCGGCGACGAAGAGCTTTCGGACAATGTGCTCTCGACGGTGCGTTCGCGCTTCCTGTGGCTTTTGATCAACCTTGGCACGGCGATGCTGTCGGCCAGTGTCATCGGGCTGTTTGACGGCTCGATCGAGAAGATGATCGCGCTTGCCGTGCTGATGCCGATCGTCGCCTCGATGGGCGGCAATGCCGGCACGCAGACGATGACGGTGACGGTGCGCGCGCTCGCGACCCGCGATCTCGACATCTACAATGCCGGCCGCATCATCCGCAGGGAGGCGGGCGTCGGCATCCTGAACGGCATCGTCTTCGCGACGATCATGGGCGCCATCGCCGGGATCTGGTTCCAAAGTTACCAGCTCGGTGCGGTGATCGCAGCGGCGATGGTCATCAACCTGATGGCAGCCGCTCTTGCCGGCATCCTTCTGCCGCTGCTGCTCGACAAGATGGGCGCCGACCCGGCGATCGCCTCGTCGGTCTTCGTCACGACGGTGACGGACTGTACCGGCTTCTTCGCCTTTCTCGGCATCGCCACTTGGTGGTTTGGCATCTGA
- a CDS encoding DMT family transporter, which produces MASSSQESAAMSASHQNPLQGMAIMSGAMLILPTMDAIAKYMATFEAMSPGQVTFYRFFFQIACTLPILFALFGLKALSAKRPWMNLLRGVLHGAASLLFFVAVKYMPLADVFAIYFVEPFMLTALSALFLGDKVGWRRWTAIVVGFAGAMIVIQPSYEIFGLKALLPVACAFLFSLYLFLNRAIGEADSPLTMQTMAGIGGTVFMAAALLVGSSSGNADFTVSLPSSMLGLVLLLALGSISGYAHMLVVRAFRLAPLSLLAPFQYFEIISATVLGYALFNDFPSFSKWIGIFVIVASGLFIIWRERLQAQSLKSS; this is translated from the coding sequence ATGGCGTCATCTTCGCAAGAATCAGCGGCCATGTCAGCGTCCCATCAAAATCCCCTGCAGGGCATGGCCATCATGTCCGGCGCCATGCTCATCCTGCCGACCATGGATGCGATCGCCAAATATATGGCGACCTTCGAGGCGATGTCGCCGGGTCAGGTGACCTTCTACCGATTCTTCTTCCAGATTGCCTGCACCCTGCCGATTCTTTTCGCCCTTTTCGGGCTGAAGGCGCTCTCGGCCAAACGGCCATGGATGAACCTGCTGCGCGGTGTGCTGCACGGTGCTGCAAGCCTGCTGTTCTTCGTCGCCGTCAAATACATGCCGCTCGCCGATGTCTTCGCCATCTATTTCGTCGAGCCCTTCATGCTGACCGCCCTGTCGGCGCTGTTTCTCGGCGACAAGGTCGGCTGGCGGCGCTGGACAGCGATCGTCGTCGGTTTCGCCGGCGCGATGATCGTCATTCAGCCAAGCTACGAAATTTTCGGCTTGAAGGCGCTGCTGCCGGTCGCCTGCGCCTTTCTGTTCTCGCTCTATCTCTTCCTCAACCGCGCCATCGGCGAGGCCGATTCGCCGCTGACCATGCAGACAATGGCCGGCATCGGCGGAACGGTCTTCATGGCGGCTGCCCTTCTCGTCGGCAGCAGTTCCGGCAATGCCGATTTTACCGTCTCCCTGCCCTCGTCCATGCTCGGCCTTGTCCTGCTTCTCGCCCTCGGCTCGATCTCGGGATATGCGCATATGCTGGTGGTCCGGGCCTTCCGGCTCGCGCCGCTGTCGCTGCTTGCGCCGTTCCAGTACTTCGAGATCATCTCGGCGACCGTTCTCGGCTATGCGCTGTTCAACGATTTCCCGAGCTTTTCCAAATGGATCGGCATCTTCGTCATCGTTGCCTCTGGCCTCTTCATCATCTGGCGCGAGCGGCTGCAGGCGCAATCGTTAAAATCTTCCTGA
- the rpiB gene encoding ribose 5-phosphate isomerase B → MTATNRIALSSDHAAIQLRQAIAGHIAAQGWIAVDIGPTTPESTHYPHHGQAAARLVASGDCRFGIILCGTGQGIMMAANKVKGIRCGVCADTFSARMIRQHNDANMLSIGVRVVGEGLALDIVDAFLTARFEGGRHATRVGMIEAREG, encoded by the coding sequence ATGACAGCCACCAACCGCATCGCCCTCTCCAGCGACCACGCCGCCATTCAGCTCCGGCAGGCCATTGCCGGTCATATCGCGGCGCAAGGCTGGATAGCGGTCGACATCGGACCGACAACGCCGGAGAGCACACACTATCCTCACCACGGCCAAGCGGCGGCGCGTCTCGTCGCCTCCGGCGATTGCCGGTTTGGCATCATCCTATGCGGCACCGGCCAGGGCATCATGATGGCGGCGAACAAGGTAAAGGGCATCCGTTGCGGCGTCTGCGCAGACACATTCTCCGCCCGTATGATCCGCCAGCACAACGATGCCAACATGCTTTCGATTGGCGTGCGCGTCGTGGGCGAAGGGCTGGCGCTCGATATCGTCGATGCATTCCTGACCGCTCGTTTCGAGGGCGGCCGGCATGCGACGCGGGTGGGGATGATCGAGGCGCGGGAGGGGTAG